The DNA segment GCCGCAGAGAGGTGGGACAGATGGACCAGGACGTCTCCGAGCCCCGGGTCGTGGTGGGCGTCGACGGCTCGCCGTCCTCCTTCGAGGCGGTGCGCTGGGCCGTGCGCTACGCCGGGCTCGTCGGCGGCGCGGTGGAGGCCGTCGCGGCCTGGGAGGTGCCGCTGTACGGCTGGTCCGCGCCCGCGGTGGACATGTACATCGACGAGGAGGCGACCCGCGAGGAGATGGCGCAGGAGCTGACCGAGGTGCTCGGCGCGGACGCGGCCGCCGGGGTGCGCACCCGCGTGGCCCACGGCAACCCCGCCGAGATCCTGCTCCGGGCCGCCGAGGGCGCCGAGGTCCTGGTCGTCGGCAGCCGGGGCCGGGGCGGCTTCGCCCGCGTCATGCTCGGCTCGGTCAGCCAGCGCGTCGCCGCGCACGCCGAGTGCCCGGTCGTGATCGTCCGCTCCGAGGAGAGCTGAGCCCGGGGGCTCACGGCGGACCCGGCGGCTCCCGCAGCACGCTCCAGGCCACCGGCCCCAGCAGGTCCGCCAGCCGCCGGAACACGTCCAGCAGCAGATCGTCCAGGGTGAGCACGCCCACCGGCCGGCCCTCGGCCGGCACGGGCAGGGCCAGATCGCGATCGGTGACGATGCCGCGCAGGGTGCCGTCCTCGACGACCAGCAGGGAGCCGACGGCGGTCTCGGACATCAGCCGGGTGGCCGCCGCCAGGGTGACGTCCGGCGCG comes from the Streptomyces sp. SUK 48 genome and includes:
- a CDS encoding universal stress protein is translated as MDQDVSEPRVVVGVDGSPSSFEAVRWAVRYAGLVGGAVEAVAAWEVPLYGWSAPAVDMYIDEEATREEMAQELTEVLGADAAAGVRTRVAHGNPAEILLRAAEGAEVLVVGSRGRGGFARVMLGSVSQRVAAHAECPVVIVRSEES
- a CDS encoding CBS domain-containing protein — its product is MTRLPPAGPPPGAPSAAGQAAVGRLMTAPPVTVAPDVTLAAATRLMSETAVGSLLVVEDGTLRGIVTDRDLALPVPAEGRPVGVLTLDDLLLDVFRRLADLLGPVAWSVLREPPGPP